The sequence atatatatatatatatatacacacacatttatttacaaattatcgttcgtgaatcatcgagagcagtcgaagggtaaatgaatacattaacacagttcaaagtttttttgagatttcaatattacagactttgtttatcgtgtcaaaatcatataaagattaagtttaaatttgatcgaaaatttccgggtcgtcacagtcttGGTTCTTTCGGACGGAAGAGGTCAACCCTTCCTTCTGAGGGAAGTGTGTTGGGTCCAAGTATTACTGATTGGTGGTATAGTTCAAATGACGAGTGTGTCACGTCAGaaagactataccagtgattcagtaaTAGGGACAatcggtaaactctagcccgatcagctagtagttaatggcccgTACAAAGCCGTCGGTCCTCTTGTGATACTATGTGATTAGTGACTAGCGACTTAAGCTATGCTTGATGCTTATAGTGATGACTATTTAGATATTTCTATTCATTTAGCGTTGTGCTAATTTGCCCACACTATTCTTTTCCTGCAGGTGACGTACAACATGTTTTGGGATGGGTGTGACAGGAATTGAAGTGATGTTTGACACTCTTGATAACTCTGATGTTTTGTATAAATTATTTTGTAATATGGTCTGTAATTAAGTAACACTTGTATTTGCAGTAACATATacgagtataatatatatatatgatgtgttTTAAAGTCTCACTGTGaataaaaaaaagtacggtgttacattatcctctatttttataaatgttaaaTAAAATAAATTGATAACAAAGTGTAATATTAACAAAAATAGGATGTAATGATAGTTATTTGTAAATAGTATCCTTTGTTGTGAATAACAAGATTTAGACGCAGAATGTAATAAAGTAAGACCTAGTAAATTGATAAAGTATATTTGTATGTAATAACAATGAAACTAGTCTACCAATCAGATTATTGATTTTAATAACATGTGTTCTAAGATCAATGTATAAGCATATCATAATTAACACATAATTGTATATTCATCAGATTTTAGACTTCCTACGTTTTCCCAGATGATCTAGAGATAAAAACAAATGATACTTAAATTTATAATAATTCAATATTAATATACTTCGTATTAtacgtattataattataatctcaaGAGGGAATAAAGTCAAAGCCGTCTTGGGATCCTATTAGTGGTTATCACGTTATGGATTTTTTTTAATCCAAGACATTCCTTAAGCTTGGGTTTAAAATAACAAAATGTTTAGGACCGTTTAAACAATTTAAAAGTCTtagacgaaaataaaaatgggctaatatatacattaatattttttaatacacataaaaaataatactccaatttatctaattatttacttacattgtatttaactattaaaaacaagatattttaactttaattgaccattttttatttgatttaattaaatatattgagaacaatattacatattcaaaattttggAACCTTTTAAATTTTTGGACCCTCAACGATCGCCTATGTTGCCTATACTCGAAGACATCTCAGAAAATGTCTATATAGTTTTCTACTAGTAATTTTCATATAATGTAATCCCTGCGCATCTCGTTTTCTTATACACCATTAAAATAATTTTTTGGACCATTTTATTCTTTCTACAACGTTATTTATACTTTTATAGCATGGCTCGTTACTTGCATAAGGTAAAATGACTAAAAAATATATTTTGAAGGTGTATGATAAAAAGAAAGTAGTTAGTTTAAGAATCACTTTTCAGTTttcacaatttatttatttatttatttattattttttttaagtaAGAATATCTTACCAAACTAAGAGATACACAAGATTAATACATGGCCAATGAAAGGACACGAAACGAAAGAGAACACGACTACTCTACATCGCTAACTAACACGAAATTGTAATACACAATACAAGAACAGGGAGATGCAAAGGTTGCATCTCTTCTTAGCCGGAACTGAGATACGAACTCGGATTGTGTAACCATGAATGCCACTCGAACTTTTTCCCTCTCGATCCATATATTGGAAATCCTTTCAAAAGAAATGATTTGAATCTCGTTGAGAGCTACCGGACTATTCCAACATTTGCTTTGAAATACCTTATTGTTACGGTTCTTCCAAATGAGGTATGCACTTATCCATAACATAGCTTGCCACACTTTCTTTCCAAAACTCAACATTGAACTCGAACCATTAAATTCGAACAATTCACGAACACTGAAAGTAGAGAAGCTCCATTTATCCCACCATTTAAAAACTTGGCCCCAAATCTCTAAAGCTTGGTTAAAAAAAATAGTTGAGTGATCAACAGTTTTCACGACATCGTCACATACCTGGCAAAGAACACTATCGAGATCTATCCCTCTTTTATCTAATTCAGTTCTTACGGGTAATCTCCTCAACAAAGCTCGCCACACGAAGATCTTGACTTTTTTAGGGACGAGACTATTGCTAAGAGTGCTCTGTTGCGAAGAACTAGAAGGAAGAATATGTTGATCAATTATAGAAGCAAGTATCTTCACCTTAAACATGCCATCTGATGACATGGACCACATCCATGCGTCTTTGAGGCTGCGATCAAACCTGAATGATGATAACAGATTGTTCAACTCGACAAGATCACCTGCTGCGCTGCCTATTGGTGTGCGCCTCCATTGCCAAACTGCACCATCTTCTGACATTCGTTCCTTTACCGTGACATTAAGTTTTCACTATATATTTTCAGTTTTTCACAAAACATCACTATTGATAGAAAATTATTCATAAAACtcgaattattattattcttaatatcaaTAGAGCACAAGTCATTATACTGTAGATGACATTACATCagcttttgattttttttatttaaaaaccatatttatttattggtttcaagaaaaaaaaaatgagCATATAATAATGAAAATGCAATACTCAGTTCAGTAGTTCACTGGTTAGTTTTACTTATGCTTAGCATGGTGTCCCAAGTTCAAATTCTCGGCAAAAAAATTTTAgtgaacttttttttttcttttttagatAACCCTCTTATAAATTACACAATAGATAGATTAAgcaaatttatattaacattatcAATATTTTTTTATAGGAGTTATTTTTTACTAtgttttttaacatatatatatatatatatatatatatatatatatatatatatatatatatatatatatatatatatataatataattagttagtttataattaaaagaaaaaaactCAACTATTGTACGTATTGTCTACAATTGTAACATGTGTTTGATGTGTTAAAACGGATTATTGTCTCTTGAATTAAGTTACACTCACTAACGTAAAAAAAAATTTCATTCTAAATATATAGTTATGTACTACAAAAAACTTTATTTTCATTCTAAATGTTTTGTATTACATTTATGTTTTCATTATATATAAGGAAATTTTTTAACATTTCTTGAATATTCAACGGGTATTAATTCGGTTAATCTAGTAAATATGGATATGAATGAATAAACCGAAATTAAATGGATATAGATATagatggagaaaaattaaatgaatataaatataaatatatcatgCGATTTATATCCTATCTATTGGTATCTCTAGTAATAATGTTACTTATGCGATTTTCATATGCTTAATTGTTGCTTATTTTATTGATAAACTTTTAAGTTTTTTTTGTACCATAAAATGCTACAAATTTGAACTTGTAAAAAACTTTTATTAACTCCAATAAACTCATGCGTGAAAAACAAACATACTTAGCCATGAAGCATGGATTCCCGATCAAAGATATTATGATGTAAAtacaattaaaatgaatctatTAAAGGGTTGTTAGCAAAGAAATTTTGGGATATTCCATTCATTTCAAATTTTGAAGTTGTAAATTCAAGTTTTAAGATGAACTATTTATATGAATACTCTGTAACATGGGCATGTTTcactttaaaaaatataaaacgaatATTGAAGGATGCATGCATGCTAGATAAGTCAGCTGTGATCCTAAAGTTTGTTCCCGCGTTATTTCCCATAATTTATGTGATAATTATGTTACAAAATAAAAAGTTACAAGACACCTTAATACATGTTATTTCTACccaacttatttatttattattttaaaatgCAACAATTTTATTAATAAGAACTCAAAGATACAACTCGAGAGTTTAATAATACATCGCGCAAGTAACTATGCTAACCAAACAAGTCGTTAAACTAACATAATAACAAAACTCGAATTAATTACATGACAATTGATTGAGGATTACATGCAGAGGCGTAGCTATGTAGAGCCCAGGGTGGGCACGagacaccactgaaatacgcgataTAGTGGAAAAAATTTTGAGTTTTTAACTTGCGGCACCAATgtatagtgtaaatttttttttagtGACACCACTGAAATAAGACATCTAGTAGAAATTTTTTTGAGTTTTAACCGGTGACACCACTGACCACCAATCCTGGCTCCGCCCCTGATCACATGTATCGAATGTTAAGAAATGGACAATTAAGAACAAAACATGTTTTCCTATATATGTGAAACGTTAAAGAGTAAATCATATCATATCCTCTAGTATCTTGATATATCATAAGATTTCTAAGTTCAAGCATTACAAACAAATTTTGGAGTGTAAGATAAGGGTAACAAAATAACCAGATTAAACCGTATATGTGGataataaatgtatatataggTGTATATTCGGCTATGTTAAGAAACAAATTCAATATTGTTATATGCTATGTAACCTAGTAGACATTGTATGTAACCTACTAACATAGTAGCTACACATTGTTTGTATGTACTGTTGACATATTAAACGATATCCATTCTGCCGCATACGTCTAGGTGTCCTCAACAATGATAAGCCAAGTTGTCAAAGATTAAACGAGGAGTTGTACATTATGCAAAAAGATTTATACCAAGAATCTTTGCACCTCCATATCGATATAAACTACTTGCGCCCACCGATTCAGCTTCACGGAAACATTCTTATGACAGAAAATCATATATGGACTTCTTCTACAACAGtactattattaattaattaagtaacattcaattaattaattaattaattaatttattaacgtAAAGACGACAATCATATTCATATTCTTCCTTAAATAAAGGCGTGACTTCTGTTTTTGCAATGTGATTCCAAAGGGAGAATAATTCAGTATTTGACGAAATTCACCCAGTACCATGTCTCACGCTCGGGAGACTTGATTATCCgatgttttaccttctatgggggagtcaatgtgctcgtctataggagggtttcctcgcttataaaaaaaagtatttaaCGAAATTAAACTAATTCGTGTTACCCTGAGATTGAGTTTAAAGTTAAGCATTATACATAGTTGAAGTTTATTTTCAGAGCGTGTTTGGTAATAACCACATAGAGTTGAAACTTGAAGCTAAAATTGATAGTTGAAGATTGTGATTATTACCCTAACATACTATTACCCACTCCATTTTTGGTCGCTTCAATCCCGAGACTCCATCATTTTTAATATCGCGTTCACACTTTCTCCCTTTATTTTTTCCCCATATTTTTTCTCACCTACTATTACTCGAGAACCTTCTTCCTTATTCCTTCTTCTCAATCAATCATCATCTTCTCCTGGATGGATGCTCCAATTTCCTTATCACAACAAAGCTCTCTATTTCACCTATTGAATCAACTAGAGAAGCCTTTCGAGTTTTTGCAACCTACTAGAATATTAAATCCTTCGACCGATTGAGATACCGAATTTTATCTCTTAAAAAAGGCGTAGAAGCTCTCCCTTTAACTCGAGCCTTCCACCACTCTGACAATGCAGACGCGTTAAAAGAAATTGCTAtgatagatatatttttcttttcaaAAAGTCATTACTATGATATATTTTCAATGTGAAAAATAATTAAAACATATACAAATTCTTAAAAAAGAACCTTTATTCATTCTTTATATTCTTTATTTTTTTCCATTAGTACTTATTACAATGGTAATAGAAATTTAATAGTCCTAAAATCATAGTTATTTTTAAGAGTGAACGAGTCGGTTATTATAGGGGTttgaaaaagtatatatatatatatatatatatatatatatatatatatatatatatatatatatatatatatatatatatatatatatatatatatgggcaggatcaatggggaagtaaccaatcggggggaagcaaaaattttatttttttcgttttttttgaaattttttttcccggcatcaagatcacgcgaaaatatgaacatttagaagagacacttcgtgatgaatgttattatttaggcgggaaaacgatcgacaaaaataacattcaagataatattgttcgtgaagaatatggacgtttttttcttcatgttttgtgaagtaaaatttagcccgatttagagtttaggatttagggtttacggtttggtgttttgagtttattccataaacccaaaacaccaaaccctaaaccctaaattctaaaccgttcgtgttaaaaactcaatctaaatcctaaatctaaaccctaaatctaaaccctaaaccctaaatttctaaaccctaatatctaaaccctataaaccctaatatctagacCCTaacatctaaaccccaatagctaaaacatcaaaatacgctcgaaaacacgataattgttatatatttcttcttcgagcattttcccgccaaaataaaaacatttatcacaaagtgtctctactaaatgttcatattttcatctcatctataatgttcgtgaacaaagttttttcaaaaaatgaaaaaaaaaaaagtttttgcttccccccgcttccccccgaatggttacttccctcttgatcctgccactatatatatatatatatatatatatatatatatatatatatatatatatatatatatatatatagtggcaggatcaagagggaagtttacttccaagtttacttccaagattgcaagtttacttccaagttttctaaatccattccaagtaatcatccaagatcaagaaatctttgttacttacagtaggttatctttctaatacaaggtaataatcatattcaaactttaattcaatttctataactataacaatcttatttcgagtggaaatcttacttgaaattgttttcgtgtcatgattatgcttcaagaactttcaagccatccaaggatcctttgaagctagatctatttttctcatttccagtaggtttattcaaggaacttgaggtagtaatgatgttcataacatcattcgattcatacatataaagctatcttattcgaaggtttaaacttgtaatcaatagaacatagtttagttaattctaaacgtgttcgcaaataaaagttaatccttctaacttgtcttttaaaatcaactaaacacatgttctatatttatatgatatgctaacttaatgatttaaaacctggaaacacgaaaaacaccgtaaaaccggatttacgccgtcgtagtaacaccgcgggctgttttgggttagttaattaaaaactatgataaactttgatttaaaagttgttattctgggaaaatgatttttattatgaacatgaaactatatccaaaaattatggttaaactcaaagtggaagtatgttttctaaaatggtcatctagacgtcgttctttcgactgaaatgactacctttacaaaaacgacttgtaacttatttttctgactataaacctatactttttctgtttagattcaaaaatagagttcaatatgaaaccatagcaatttgattcactcaaaacggatttaaaatgaagaagttatgggtaaaacaagattggataatttttctcattttagctacgtgaaaattggtaacaaatctattccaaccataacttaatcaacttgtattgtatattatgtaatcttgagatatcatagacacgtatacaatgtttcaatctatcatgtcgacacatctatatatattttgaaacaaccatagacactctatatgtgaatgttggagttagctatacagggttgaggttgattccaaaatatatatagtttgagttgtgatcaatactgagatacgtatacactgggtcgtggattgattcaagataatatttatcgatttatttctgtacatctaactgtggataactagttgtaggttactaacgaggacagctgacttaataaacttaaaacatcaaaatatattaaaagtgttgtaaatatattttgaacatactttgatatatatgtatatattgttataggttcgtgaatcaaccagtggccaagtcttacttcccgacgaagtaaaaatctgtgaaagtgagttatagtcccacttttaaaatctaatatttttgggatgagaatacatgcaggttttataaatgatttacaaaatagtcacaagtacgtgaaactacattctatggttgaattatcgaaatcgaatatacccttttttattaagtctggtaatctaagaattagggaacagacaccctaattgacgtgaatcctaaagatagatctattgggcctaacaaaccccatccaaagtaccggatgctttagtacttcgaaatttatatcatatccgaagggtgtcccggaatgatggggatattcttatatatgcatcttgttaatgtcagttaccaggtgttcaccatatgaatgatttttatctctatgtatgggatgtgtattgaaatatgaaatcttgtggtctattgttacgatttgatatatataggttaaacctataactcaccaacattttttgttgacgtttaaagcatgtttattctcaggtgaatactaagagcttccgctgttgcatactaaaataaggtcaagatttggagtccatgtttgtatgatattgtgtaaaaactgcattcaagaaactgatttcgatgtaacatatttgtattgtaaaccattatgtaatggtcgtgtgtaaacaggatattttagattatcattatttgataatctacgtaaagctttttaaacctttatttatgaaataaaggttatggtttgttttaaaaatgaatgcagtctttgaaaaacgtctcatatagaggtcaaaacctcgcaacgaaatcaattaatatggaacgtttttaatcaataagaacgggacatttcagttggtatccgagcgttggtcttagagaaccagaaaatttgcattagtgtgtcttatcgagtttgttaggatccattagtgagtctggacttcgaccgtgttttctttaaaaatgattacttaacatttttgttggaaactatatattattaacatgtatatattatgtgatatattaatctcttaacatgtttgatattgtgtgatagatgtctacctctagcacaaatcccattgactcacctaataataacgaagagtcgaatatatattggactgattcacaagttcccgaagaagaaccggaagaagaatcagaaccggaagaagaatcagaaccggaagaggaggaaccggaggaggaaatagaaccggtgggggaaataataaaatggttaagtaaaagaaaatcctcaaccaaccgaccaaggttaattatggtcaatggtgtttccgccaaggaagcaaaatattgggaggattaccaattctccgatgaatcggattccgacgagaattccgatgatgttatagaaattaccccaactgaatttaaaagggcaaaagaaaataataagggaaaaggcataaaaatagagaaatctaattccaaccccgatgaactttatatgtatcgtcaacccccgaagcccttaagttgtaacaatgacccgggaacctctaaaccactaggtttttctaaaccgttgtggaaaacgatagctagtattaggggaacatcatatatccctagaaacttggcaaaaagaaccaaaaccgaagaagaagaaacgagcgagtcggaataagatagttgtattcgtgtggtgtaatatatgtaatatagtgtgcttatgctttatgatatatgtaaaaattgcttgtattaataagtattttttatgaatctaactcttatctattttacagtttaaaaacacaaaatagatagacaacccaatattttaagagacctacccggagacatgattgatgaaatcttgtctagagtccgtcagaattcctcggcagaaCTATtttcggcgaaatcagtttgtaagacatccgaagaacgtttcaagaatgccttggtttataagagactttcgtttgaaagatgggggatatcacattgggaaacccataagttacgatgtgtttactttgacgcatatattgcggggaacccaaatgctattttacgcaacgggttaagaaattattttgactcaatgtatccgaatataggacttcatgatttagaaaaagcgattaacatgcaacataaagaagcatgctatgcttacgggttagtaatgttcgcttttcaccaaagtgagaaaaagaacatcgggctacaactattaaacaaaacgttcccacaagtgacggagtcggtaattggggtaagaaatgaggtttttaggttattacgagactgttggtcattacgtaaccctcgtccctttgacgacgttacaacacgatgtcttatcaacggccataacggttatgttccacaagaccaaggatgggaagtagtcctagtaaaactagaatgcatgacttgtttctggacgtatgaattacgtgtctttattgcctttgctgaacgacttgtgtactagctagaattattttcacaactatcttgtatcaaagttattgtgtgctatatttcatgctttatgtaaaatatgcggtattgtaagtttataaaatattgtataaaaatttgaacgcaaaatattattataatcagtttttcatatagaattgtagtagttgaattgtatattagctactaagtatgaacttaacgggtaggtactgcccgaatttaaacttataaaacgctaatatgaagaaaaagcttttataaatgagatcatattatgctacgaaatactattaactactcttaatattctgtatgattaacttgttccatttgacaattttgaaggaaatggcaccgactactcgacacaccgtgaatatgaatgaagaggaattccgtacttttctagcttcaaacatagccgcagtacaggctgcgctacataccaacaataaccttggatctagcagtacaggaaatcgtgtaggatgcacctacaaagaattcactgcctgcaaacctttggaatttgatggaaccgaaggaccgatcggattgaaacggtggaccgagaaggtcgaatcagtgtttgccataagtaagtgtactgaagaggacaaagtgaagtacgctacgcataccttcacaggttctgcgttaacatggtggaatacctatctagagcaagtgggacaagatgatgcgtacgcactaccgtggtcagcattcaagcacttgatgaacgagaagtaccgtcccagaaccgaggtcaataatctcaagacagaacttagagggttacgaacccaaggatttgatattaccacgtacgaaagacgattcacagaattgtgcctattgtgtccgggagcgttcgaagatgaggaagagaagatcgacgcgtttgtgaaaggattaccggaaagaatccaagaagatataagttcacacgagcccgcctccatacaacaggcatgtagaatggctcacaaactagtgaaccagattgaggaaagaattaaagaacagacagctgaagaggccaatgtgaagcaagtcaaaagaaagtggaaggaaaacggtgataagaatcaccaatacaacaacaacaacaacaacaacaataataataatcgcaacaattatcccaacaatcgcaacatcaatcgcaactacaacaaacgacccaacaacaacaacaacaacaacaacagcaactacaacaatcatcccaacaacaataacaaccgcaacaacaacaacaatcagaagcagctatgccaaaggtgtgaaaagtatcactcgaggttctgcaccaaattttgcaacaagtgtaaaagaaatggtcatagcgcggcgaagtgtgaggtctacggaccaggggttaacagaacgaaaggaacaaatggtgtcggaacgagtaatggcggagcaagtagtgtcagagcaagttatgccaatgtagtttattataaatgtggaaaaccgggccacattattagaaattgcccgaaccaggagaacacgaatggacaaggccgcggaagagttttcaatattaatgcggcaggggTACAGGAAGagtcgaagcttgttacgggtacgtttcttattgacaataaatctgcttacgttttatttgattcgggtgcggatagaagctatatgagtagagatttctgtgctaaattaagttgtccattaacgccgttggatagtaaatttttactcgaattagcaaacggtaaattaatttcagcagataatatatgccggaatcgagaaattaaactgggtagcgaaatat comes from Rutidosis leptorrhynchoides isolate AG116_Rl617_1_P2 chromosome 4, CSIRO_AGI_Rlap_v1, whole genome shotgun sequence and encodes:
- the LOC139840887 gene encoding uncharacterized protein, whose translation is MSEDGAVWQWRRTPIGSAAGDLVELNNLLSSFRFDRSLKDAWMWSMSSDGMFKVKILASIIDQHILPSSSSQQSTLSNSLVPKKVKIFVWRALLRRLPVRTELDKRGIDLDSVLCQVCDDVVKTVDHSTIFFNQALEIWGQVFKWWDKWSFSTFSVRELFEFNGSSSMLSFGKKVWQAMLWISAYLIWKNRNNKVFQSKCWNSPVALNEIQIISFERISNIWIEREKVRVAFMVTQSEFVSQFRLRRDATFASPCSCIVYYNFVLVSDVE